A genome region from Colwellia sp. Arc7-D includes the following:
- the glmS gene encoding glutamine--fructose-6-phosphate transaminase (isomerizing) — MCGIVGAVAQRDVADILVEGLKRLEYRGYDSAGVAIIDNNNNLMRARRLGKVQELADALHANPIAGGTGIAHTRWATHGAPSEINAHPHVSSETIAVVHNGIIENHDSLRTRLQGLGYVFTSETDTEVIAHLVHHELKTADSLLSAVQVTVKQLEGAYGTVVVDTRDKDRVVVARSGSPLVIGYGVGENFIASDMLALLPVTRKFSFLEEGDVAEVTRFEVNIFDTDGKPVEREAKESEVSHDSGDKGEYRHYMLKETYEQPTAIRNTLEGRLMGNVLDIQTFGEGADAIFQEIEHVQIIACGTSYHSGMVARYWLEALAGVSCNIEIASEFRYRQSHVPKNALLVTISQSGETADTLAALRLAKQIGYRASLTICNVAGSSLVRESDLAFMTKAGAEIGVASTKAFTTQLVGLLMMTLAIGQHHGMSQEKQNEIAQSLMTLPNKLEEVLALAGSIEDLAEDFADKHHALFLGRGDQYPIAMEGALKLKEISYIHAEAYAAGELKHGPLALIDAEMPVIVVAPKNDLIEKLKSNVEEVRARGGLMYVFADASANFSSDDTMKVINVPVCDDLIAPIVYTLPLQLLSYYVAIIKGTDVDQPRNLAKSVTVE, encoded by the coding sequence ATGTGTGGAATTGTAGGTGCTGTCGCACAGCGTGATGTAGCAGACATTTTAGTAGAAGGCTTAAAGCGATTAGAATATCGCGGATACGATTCTGCAGGTGTTGCCATAATTGATAACAATAACAACCTTATGCGCGCTCGTCGTTTAGGTAAAGTGCAAGAGCTTGCCGATGCATTACATGCTAATCCAATTGCTGGCGGTACAGGTATTGCGCATACACGTTGGGCAACTCATGGTGCCCCAAGTGAAATTAATGCTCATCCACATGTTTCGTCTGAAACTATTGCTGTTGTGCACAATGGCATTATCGAAAATCATGATAGTTTACGCACGCGCTTACAAGGTTTAGGTTATGTTTTTACTTCAGAAACCGACACTGAAGTTATTGCACATTTAGTTCACCATGAATTAAAAACTGCTGATAGTTTGTTAAGTGCAGTGCAAGTTACGGTAAAACAATTAGAAGGTGCATACGGCACTGTTGTTGTAGACACGCGCGATAAAGACCGTGTTGTAGTGGCGCGTTCAGGTAGCCCATTAGTTATTGGTTACGGTGTCGGTGAAAACTTTATCGCCTCAGATATGTTGGCATTATTACCCGTTACTCGTAAATTTTCGTTTCTAGAAGAAGGTGACGTTGCCGAAGTTACACGTTTTGAAGTTAATATTTTTGATACTGACGGCAAGCCAGTTGAACGTGAAGCGAAAGAGTCTGAAGTCAGTCACGATTCTGGCGATAAAGGCGAATACCGTCACTACATGCTTAAAGAAACCTACGAGCAACCAACAGCGATTCGCAATACTTTAGAAGGTCGCTTAATGGGCAATGTGCTAGATATCCAAACCTTTGGTGAGGGTGCTGATGCTATTTTTCAAGAAATTGAGCACGTACAAATTATTGCCTGTGGTACCAGTTATCATTCAGGTATGGTGGCGCGCTACTGGCTAGAAGCCTTAGCCGGTGTTTCATGTAATATCGAAATTGCCAGCGAATTTAGATATCGCCAATCACATGTACCGAAAAATGCATTATTAGTAACTATTTCACAGTCGGGCGAAACAGCGGACACCTTAGCGGCTCTTCGTTTAGCCAAACAAATAGGTTATCGCGCTAGTTTAACTATATGTAATGTTGCTGGTTCTTCATTAGTGCGTGAATCTGATTTAGCCTTTATGACTAAAGCAGGTGCTGAAATAGGTGTAGCTTCTACCAAAGCTTTCACTACCCAACTTGTGGGTTTATTAATGATGACCCTCGCTATTGGTCAGCACCACGGCATGTCACAAGAGAAGCAAAATGAAATTGCTCAATCATTAATGACATTACCGAATAAGCTTGAAGAAGTATTAGCACTAGCGGGTTCAATTGAAGACTTAGCTGAAGATTTTGCTGATAAGCATCATGCATTATTTTTAGGTCGTGGCGACCAATACCCAATCGCGATGGAAGGTGCACTGAAGTTAAAAGAAATTTCATATATTCATGCTGAAGCTTACGCAGCAGGCGAACTTAAACATGGACCATTAGCGTTAATTGACGCAGAAATGCCGGTTATAGTTGTGGCACCTAAAAACGATTTAATTGAAAAATTAAAATCTAATGTTGAAGAAGTACGTGCTCGCGGTGGTTTAATGTATGTGTTTGCTGATGCCAGTGCTAACTTTAGTAGCGATGACACCATGAAGGTTATTAACGTCCCCGTATGTGATGATTTAATTGCTCCTATCGTATATACATTACCGTTACAGTTATTGTCTTACTACGTTGCCATAATTAAAGGTACCGATGTTGACCAACCACGTAACTTAGCGAAAAGTGTCACGGTTGAGTAA
- a CDS encoding DeoR family transcriptional regulator codes for MSKRNTQQRRHTIIAELSNLGEVSVDSLAKMFDTSEVTIRKDLAVLENSGLLLRRYGGAVPLPHEITEPKTEKLSKRKIIIAKTAASLIRDHNRIILDSGSTTSALVRELSAKQGLVVMTNSLAIASDLHALENEPTLLMTGGTWDPHSESFQGQVAESVLRSYDFDQLFIGADGIDLARGTTTFNELLGLSRVMAEVSREVIVMLDSEKLNRKIPNLELPWEKIHTLITDADMPEDVRSEIIKQGVNLVIAS; via the coding sequence ATGTCAAAACGAAATACCCAACAGCGTCGTCATACCATAATTGCAGAGTTAAGCAATTTAGGTGAAGTAAGTGTTGATAGCCTTGCAAAAATGTTTGATACCTCAGAAGTTACTATTCGTAAAGACTTAGCTGTTTTAGAAAATAGCGGTTTGCTACTACGCCGATACGGCGGAGCTGTGCCTTTACCGCATGAAATTACCGAACCTAAAACTGAAAAGCTTTCGAAACGAAAGATAATAATAGCAAAAACAGCGGCATCGCTTATTCGTGATCATAACCGCATTATTTTAGATAGCGGTAGTACAACATCAGCGCTTGTGCGTGAGTTAAGTGCTAAACAAGGTTTAGTGGTTATGACTAACTCATTGGCTATTGCGTCTGATTTACATGCGCTTGAAAATGAACCAACATTATTGATGACCGGTGGAACTTGGGACCCGCATTCTGAATCATTCCAAGGTCAAGTGGCCGAAAGTGTATTGCGCTCTTATGATTTTGATCAGTTATTTATTGGTGCTGATGGTATCGATTTAGCCCGTGGCACAACAACATTCAATGAGCTTTTAGGCTTAAGTCGCGTGATGGCGGAAGTATCTCGTGAAGTTATTGTTATGTTAGATTCAGAAAAACTTAATCGAAAAATTCCCAATTTAGAATTACCTTGGGAAAAGATTCACACGTTGATTACAGATGCAGATATGCCTGAAGACGTGAGAAGTGAAATAATTAAACAAGGCGTTAACCTCGTTATCGCCAGTTAA
- a CDS encoding transporter substrate-binding domain-containing protein, with the protein MNCVRADSALMAVAAEHPMLQYHENNEVKGPSAEILKLLLQHSQLQAPLELLPWSRAYQTVLNRENTLVVSMVRTQAREDKFHWLIKVSELERGFVSLKSRPENRIETLSEARSKTIIVIRDSYGYHSLVNLGFSEKTNLYVVSSLKHGIALFLSGKVDLIFTDPNVLIDFFAEQQQNAEALISVHVLPETRRESYIAANINTESGMLEKLKLAAGKLLTDPGYQYYLAYKALIED; encoded by the coding sequence ATGAATTGTGTTCGAGCTGATTCAGCTTTAATGGCTGTTGCAGCCGAACATCCTATGCTGCAATATCACGAAAATAATGAAGTAAAAGGTCCAAGCGCAGAAATCCTCAAATTACTATTACAACATAGTCAACTGCAAGCCCCGCTTGAACTATTGCCTTGGTCTAGAGCATATCAAACGGTATTAAATCGGGAAAATACTTTAGTTGTTAGTATGGTACGAACACAAGCGCGAGAAGATAAGTTTCATTGGCTGATTAAAGTTAGCGAACTTGAGCGTGGCTTTGTCTCATTGAAAAGTAGACCTGAAAACCGAATTGAAACCTTGAGTGAAGCAAGATCCAAAACCATCATTGTTATACGAGACAGTTATGGTTATCACTCATTAGTGAACTTAGGCTTTAGCGAAAAAACTAATCTTTATGTTGTGTCATCTTTAAAGCATGGGATCGCACTATTCTTATCAGGTAAAGTCGATTTAATTTTTACCGACCCTAATGTTTTAATCGATTTTTTTGCCGAGCAACAACAAAACGCTGAAGCGTTAATTTCTGTTCACGTTTTACCAGAAACACGTCGAGAGAGTTATATTGCTGCGAATATAAATACAGAAAGTGGCATGTTAGAAAAACTTAAATTGGCTGCTGGTAAGTTACTTACAGATCCCGGTTATCAATATTATTTGGCTTATAAAGCTTTGATAGAGGATTAG
- the glmU gene encoding bifunctional UDP-N-acetylglucosamine diphosphorylase/glucosamine-1-phosphate N-acetyltransferase GlmU — MALSVVILAAGKGTRMRSALPKVLHPVAEKPMVSHVIDAARQVDSENIYLVYGFGGDVLKAKVTGDDLTFVEQKEQLGTGHAVDMASPFLSDDENVLVLYGDVPLTKVSTLQRLIAAKPDQGMALLTVHLANPTGYGRIMRDSSGTVVGIVEQKDASAEQLLVNEANTGILLANGGDLKRWLANLSSDNAQGEYYLTDIIAACHQEGKLIATAHPDSEIEVEGANNRVQLAGLERAYQLRKAEELMIAGASLRDPNRIDIRGNVTVGQEVVIDVNCIFEGNVDIADNAIIGANCILKDCSIGQGAEIKPNSMVDGAIIGDLASVGPFARIRPGSELMRDSHIGNFVEMKKTRLGEGAKAGHLSYLGDAEIGAQANIGAGTITCNYDGVNKAKTIIGAGAFIGSNASLVAPVTIGKMATTAAGSVIVKNVDDNELSVARGKQRNIAGWKRPTKK, encoded by the coding sequence ATGGCTCTCTCTGTTGTTATCTTAGCGGCAGGTAAAGGCACTCGCATGCGTTCTGCCTTACCTAAAGTTCTTCATCCCGTAGCTGAAAAGCCTATGGTGTCTCATGTAATTGACGCAGCGCGCCAAGTAGATAGTGAAAATATCTATTTAGTTTATGGCTTTGGTGGCGATGTGCTTAAAGCGAAAGTCACGGGTGATGATTTAACCTTTGTTGAACAAAAAGAGCAATTAGGTACAGGTCATGCTGTTGATATGGCATCACCATTTTTATCTGACGATGAAAATGTGCTGGTACTCTACGGAGACGTACCTTTAACCAAAGTTAGTACGCTGCAACGTTTAATCGCTGCTAAACCTGATCAGGGTATGGCGCTATTGACCGTGCATTTAGCAAACCCAACTGGCTACGGTCGAATTATGCGCGATAGTTCAGGCACTGTAGTGGGTATTGTTGAACAAAAAGATGCAAGCGCTGAGCAACTATTAGTCAATGAAGCGAATACTGGAATATTACTGGCTAATGGTGGCGATTTAAAACGCTGGTTAGCGAATTTATCAAGCGACAATGCACAAGGTGAATATTACTTAACTGACATTATTGCCGCTTGTCATCAAGAAGGTAAGCTTATTGCTACGGCTCATCCTGATAGCGAAATTGAAGTAGAAGGCGCAAATAATCGTGTGCAATTAGCGGGTTTAGAAAGAGCTTATCAACTCAGAAAAGCTGAAGAGTTAATGATTGCCGGCGCAAGTTTACGTGATCCTAATCGCATTGATATTCGAGGCAATGTTACCGTTGGTCAAGAAGTGGTGATTGACGTTAACTGTATTTTCGAAGGTAATGTTGATATTGCTGATAATGCGATTATTGGCGCAAATTGTATATTGAAAGATTGCAGTATCGGACAAGGTGCTGAAATTAAACCTAATTCAATGGTTGATGGAGCTATAATTGGTGATCTAGCTTCAGTAGGTCCATTTGCTCGTATACGTCCAGGCTCTGAATTAATGCGTGACTCTCACATTGGTAACTTTGTTGAGATGAAAAAAACTCGCTTAGGCGAAGGAGCAAAAGCCGGTCATTTAAGCTATTTAGGTGATGCTGAAATTGGCGCTCAGGCTAATATTGGTGCTGGTACTATTACCTGTAATTACGATGGTGTAAATAAAGCTAAAACTATTATTGGTGCTGGTGCATTTATCGGCTCAAATGCTTCGTTAGTAGCCCCTGTTACTATTGGTAAAATGGCAACAACAGCGGCAGGTTCGGTTATTGTTAAAAATGTTGATGATAACGAATTAAGTGTAGCCCGTGGCAAGCAGCGTAATATTGCCGGTTGGAAGCGACCTACTAAGAAATAA
- a CDS encoding Tex family protein, with the protein MMPIAEQIATELDVKTSQINAAINLLDEGATVPFIARYRKEVTQGLDDNHLRHLAQRLVYLRDLADRRKVIINNIEQQGKLTPALANELNNADNKTRLEDLYLPYKPKRKTKGQIAINAGLEPLANKIYNNWQLDPTQEAKAFINKEQGFNDEVSVLEGAHFILVERFAEDANLIQKLRRHLLKQAHLCSKLIKGKEKEAAKYRDYFEHSELLKSVPSHRMLAMLRGRNEKLLSLNIDTDPGQEGAFSSAQQIITEHFNLRLTGQAAAEFLTKVVQTTWKVKLSQSLETELLGQLREQAEVEAIKVFSRNLNDLMMAAPAGAKVTLGLDPGLRTGCKLAIVDATGKLLQTATIFPHAPQNHWDKSVRTLVNLCQQHKVELVAIGNGTASRESDKLIADVITKLENNKPTKVIVSEAGASVYSASEFAAKEFPDLDVSIRGAVSIARRLQDPLAELVKIDPKAIGVGQYQHDVSQSQLSQTLDNVIEDCVNAVGVDLNSASAALLMRVSGLNKTMANNVVSFRDEHGRFNNRNELKKVARLGPKAFEQAAGFLRINNGNNPLDFSGVHPETYSLVEQLLKQLNTDINNVIGNKATLEKINVESLVSDAFGEVTVKDIISELEKPGRDPRPEFKTATFQEGVNTINDLKVGMILEGIISNVANFGAFVDIGVHQDGLVHISSLTDKFVSDPHEIVKAGEVVKVKVMEVDPQRKRISLTMRLDEATPQVKSQPTEKSQKAPHNDKNTKPNHHKNKVRTQQPKVDNNAAMGNAFADAFAKLKK; encoded by the coding sequence ATGATGCCCATTGCTGAGCAAATTGCCACAGAACTTGATGTAAAAACCAGCCAAATAAATGCTGCTATAAACTTATTAGATGAAGGCGCGACAGTGCCTTTTATTGCTCGTTATAGAAAAGAAGTTACCCAAGGACTTGATGACAATCATTTGCGCCATCTTGCGCAACGCTTAGTTTATTTACGTGATTTGGCTGATCGCAGAAAAGTTATTATCAATAACATTGAGCAGCAAGGTAAGTTAACCCCAGCATTAGCCAATGAGCTTAATAATGCTGACAACAAAACACGTTTAGAAGACCTTTATTTACCTTATAAGCCTAAAAGAAAAACTAAAGGGCAAATTGCCATAAACGCAGGCTTAGAGCCTTTAGCCAATAAGATTTATAACAACTGGCAACTAGACCCAACACAAGAAGCAAAGGCTTTCATTAATAAAGAGCAAGGCTTTAATGATGAAGTTTCTGTACTTGAAGGGGCTCATTTCATCTTGGTTGAGCGTTTTGCTGAAGATGCCAATTTAATCCAAAAATTACGCCGTCACTTACTTAAGCAAGCTCACTTGTGTAGTAAATTGATAAAGGGCAAAGAAAAAGAAGCAGCAAAGTATCGCGATTATTTTGAACATTCAGAATTATTAAAATCGGTACCGTCACACCGCATGTTAGCCATGTTACGTGGTCGTAATGAAAAACTTTTATCATTAAATATTGATACAGACCCAGGGCAAGAAGGGGCATTTTCAAGCGCACAACAAATAATTACTGAACATTTCAATCTACGCTTAACGGGCCAAGCTGCAGCAGAGTTTTTAACAAAAGTGGTACAAACTACGTGGAAAGTAAAACTTAGCCAAAGTTTAGAAACAGAATTATTAGGACAATTACGAGAACAAGCTGAAGTAGAAGCGATTAAGGTTTTTTCACGTAACTTAAACGACTTAATGATGGCAGCACCCGCAGGTGCGAAAGTAACTTTAGGCTTAGATCCTGGGCTTCGAACTGGCTGTAAATTAGCTATCGTCGATGCTACCGGTAAATTATTGCAAACCGCCACCATATTCCCACATGCCCCGCAAAATCATTGGGATAAGTCAGTTCGTACTTTAGTTAACTTATGTCAGCAACATAAAGTAGAATTAGTTGCCATAGGTAACGGTACTGCTTCACGCGAAAGTGACAAACTGATTGCTGATGTTATAACTAAACTAGAAAACAACAAACCAACCAAAGTAATTGTCAGTGAAGCTGGCGCTTCGGTTTATTCAGCATCTGAATTTGCCGCCAAAGAATTTCCAGATTTAGATGTGTCTATTCGTGGTGCTGTTTCTATTGCTCGACGCTTGCAAGACCCTCTAGCAGAGTTAGTTAAAATAGATCCCAAAGCGATTGGTGTAGGACAATATCAACATGATGTTAGTCAAAGCCAGCTCAGCCAAACCTTAGACAACGTTATTGAAGACTGTGTTAACGCGGTGGGTGTTGACCTAAACAGCGCTTCTGCAGCGTTATTAATGCGTGTGTCCGGTTTAAACAAAACCATGGCAAATAACGTAGTAAGTTTTCGCGATGAGCACGGTCGATTCAACAACCGTAATGAATTAAAAAAAGTCGCACGTTTAGGGCCGAAAGCTTTCGAACAAGCTGCAGGGTTTTTACGCATAAATAATGGTAATAATCCGTTAGATTTCTCAGGTGTTCACCCTGAAACCTATAGTTTAGTTGAGCAACTATTAAAACAACTTAACACCGACATCAATAATGTTATAGGCAATAAAGCAACGTTAGAAAAAATTAATGTTGAAAGCTTAGTAAGTGATGCTTTTGGTGAAGTTACGGTTAAAGACATTATTAGTGAGTTAGAAAAACCGGGGCGTGATCCGCGACCAGAGTTTAAAACGGCAACGTTTCAAGAAGGTGTTAATACCATTAACGACTTGAAGGTTGGCATGATACTCGAAGGCATTATTTCAAATGTGGCTAATTTTGGTGCTTTTGTCGATATTGGTGTCCATCAAGACGGCTTAGTACATATTTCATCGCTGACCGATAAATTTGTTAGTGATCCGCATGAAATTGTCAAAGCGGGTGAAGTGGTTAAAGTTAAAGTCATGGAAGTTGATCCACAACGTAAGCGCATTAGTTTAACCATGCGTTTAGATGAAGCGACACCTCAAGTGAAAAGTCAGCCGACTGAGAAGTCGCAAAAAGCGCCTCATAATGACAAAAATACTAAGCCAAATCATCACAAAAATAAAGTCAGAACACAGCAGCCAAAAGTAGATAATAATGCTGCCATGGGTAATGCTTTTGCCGACGCTTTTGCTAAGTTGAAGAAATAG
- a CDS encoding DcaP family trimeric outer membrane transporter produces MFNKKKLLLATGLLAMAGSASAGYEIKLSDNDTITFGGYIKLDTRYVDGNINSITNDYWVGAGNVGDISRTSFRATESRFNTKYVHGDITGFIELDFHGGGGNEIVSNSASPRLRHAFIKYKNILVGQTWSTFVNTSALAEAADFAGPLNAAAFIRQGQVRYTQGNFQVSIENPESDKGDPTQDKLPDVIAKYTFKGDWGNVSVAGLARQLNTLGGNSESAFGYGIAGNVKTFGKDDIRFQLHGGETGRYVGVVAARDLVGEEVEETTSFMVAYRHFWSDDIRSTAFFGKTTTEVSDADRRHWGVNIFKNYTKELSFGFEVGNFESADQNADSDYVQFSAKYVL; encoded by the coding sequence ATGTTTAATAAGAAAAAGCTTTTATTAGCAACAGGTCTTTTAGCTATGGCTGGCAGCGCAAGCGCTGGTTATGAAATTAAGTTATCTGATAATGACACCATTACCTTTGGTGGCTATATAAAATTAGATACGCGTTATGTTGACGGTAACATTAACAGTATTACTAACGATTATTGGGTTGGTGCTGGTAATGTAGGTGATATTTCTCGCACTAGCTTTCGTGCAACCGAGTCTCGTTTTAACACTAAATATGTTCATGGTGATATCACTGGTTTTATTGAACTTGATTTTCATGGCGGCGGTGGTAACGAAATTGTATCGAACTCGGCTAGTCCAAGATTACGTCATGCATTTATTAAATATAAAAACATTTTAGTTGGTCAAACGTGGTCAACTTTTGTCAATACAAGTGCTTTAGCAGAAGCAGCTGATTTTGCTGGTCCACTAAATGCCGCCGCGTTTATTCGTCAAGGCCAAGTTCGCTATACCCAAGGAAATTTCCAAGTTTCGATAGAAAACCCTGAGTCAGATAAAGGTGATCCAACCCAAGATAAATTGCCAGATGTTATTGCTAAATATACCTTTAAAGGTGATTGGGGTAACGTTTCTGTTGCGGGTTTAGCTCGACAATTAAATACGCTCGGTGGTAATTCTGAGTCAGCATTTGGTTACGGTATTGCGGGTAATGTAAAAACCTTTGGTAAAGATGATATACGTTTCCAATTACATGGCGGTGAAACCGGACGTTATGTAGGCGTGGTAGCTGCTCGTGATTTAGTTGGTGAAGAAGTCGAAGAAACAACCTCATTTATGGTCGCTTACCGCCATTTCTGGAGTGACGACATTCGCAGTACAGCATTCTTCGGTAAAACGACAACAGAAGTTTCAGATGCCGACAGAAGACATTGGGGTGTGAATATCTTTAAAAACTATACTAAAGAATTATCATTTGGTTTTGAAGTAGGTAATTTTGAATCAGCAGATCAAAATGCCGATTCTGACTATGTACAATTTTCAGCTAAGTACGTGCTTTAG
- a CDS encoding acyl-CoA synthetase — MSNLLNQSVESAPLSWLQSNSGEWQYFVDKVLVDESSSSVFTQDYIWLVSQAITSHKVSGYRIANQTMENFIEQLAGVEQAIVFGVPHEHKGNALHVYIELTHSGIEKTTLSNAINAKLAGGVGEFARADVITFVEKLPVDQNKRISRKTLKSQCITVKYAA; from the coding sequence ATGTCTAACTTACTAAATCAAAGTGTCGAATCCGCACCGTTGTCATGGTTGCAGTCTAATAGTGGTGAATGGCAGTATTTTGTTGATAAAGTTTTAGTTGATGAAAGTTCCTCTTCTGTTTTTACACAAGATTATATTTGGTTAGTTTCTCAAGCTATCACTAGCCATAAAGTCAGTGGTTATCGTATCGCTAACCAGACAATGGAAAATTTTATTGAACAACTAGCTGGCGTTGAACAAGCGATTGTTTTTGGTGTGCCTCATGAGCACAAAGGAAATGCGCTTCATGTCTATATTGAATTGACTCATTCGGGTATTGAAAAAACGACTTTATCGAATGCTATTAATGCCAAGCTTGCTGGTGGTGTAGGTGAATTTGCACGTGCTGATGTTATAACATTCGTAGAAAAGCTTCCTGTTGATCAAAATAAAAGAATTTCTAGAAAAACACTTAAATCACAGTGTATTACAGTGAAATATGCAGCATAA
- a CDS encoding DPP IV N-terminal domain-containing protein: MISKIKIGYSNVVITCLALNASAESLNIEKYQQAEHQLSKHTEKLVFGTVENPSWTDNTKLIYQSQTKNGKQFYLIDAKTKAKKLAFNHQKIARALARISEQEVNQKALPFDRVDFITDKLISLKINSVSYQCNIQNYLCKLNKKAINSNELIAPNGKQAVFIREHNLWLRNLSDNSEKQLTNDGIENFGYATNNAGWVRGKKPVVKWSPDSKKLTTFKHDGRNVGEMGIVSTAVGHPTIDVWKYPLPGDKNIFKIHRVVIDIEQASVVKLDMPADDHRSTITDHVAARDGSLLDIDWSSDSSHFAFISSTRDHKTATLKIADATTGKVRTIFTETATSFFESGVSSISWKYLDKSNEFIWFSQRTNWGHLYLVDAETGKIKNQITQGNWTVLALLNIDQETGKLIFSGAGKEGGDPYFHYLYSINKDGSDLTLLTPEKKHHRITLSKNADYFLDRVSTPNEAETSFIRSTHSKSGFIVEQMNINKLTDTGWQAPTPFIVKDRNSEQNIYGLMYKPSDFDANKSYPVVNYLYPGPQVGSIRGRHFRSARGDNQAIAELGFIVIEIDALGTPGRSKSFHEFYYQNMGDSGIPDQVAAIKQLAEKYSWIDSTRVGIWGHSGGGFASTRALLTYPDFYSVAVSQAGNHDNRNYADEWGEKYHGVLVKNEDGTTNYDSQANQLIVDNLKGKLLIAHGTTDTNVPPYNTLIVAEALIAANKDFDMLMLPNRGHGFAREHYMMRKRWDYFVQHLMGLTPPKEFSFSK; encoded by the coding sequence ATGATTTCAAAGATAAAAATAGGCTATTCAAATGTGGTTATAACGTGTTTGGCATTAAATGCTAGCGCCGAATCTCTCAACATTGAAAAATACCAACAAGCTGAACACCAATTATCAAAACACACTGAAAAGTTAGTTTTTGGTACCGTTGAGAACCCCAGTTGGACTGACAATACTAAACTCATTTACCAGAGCCAAACAAAAAATGGTAAGCAGTTTTATCTCATTGACGCTAAAACAAAAGCCAAAAAATTAGCCTTTAATCATCAAAAAATTGCTCGTGCACTAGCACGTATCAGCGAACAAGAAGTTAACCAGAAAGCGTTACCATTTGATCGTGTTGATTTCATCACAGATAAACTTATCTCGCTTAAAATCAATAGCGTCTCTTACCAGTGTAATATTCAAAACTACTTATGTAAGTTGAATAAAAAAGCTATTAACAGTAATGAACTTATTGCTCCCAATGGCAAGCAAGCTGTTTTTATTCGCGAGCATAATTTGTGGCTACGAAACCTTAGCGATAATAGTGAAAAACAACTAACCAATGATGGTATTGAAAACTTTGGTTATGCAACAAATAATGCCGGGTGGGTTCGCGGTAAAAAGCCGGTAGTAAAATGGTCTCCCGATTCAAAAAAATTAACCACCTTTAAACATGATGGTCGCAACGTGGGTGAAATGGGCATAGTTTCAACCGCTGTAGGTCATCCAACTATCGATGTTTGGAAATATCCTTTACCAGGTGACAAAAATATTTTCAAAATTCATCGTGTTGTAATCGATATTGAGCAAGCCAGTGTTGTTAAGCTTGATATGCCTGCAGATGATCACAGATCGACCATAACTGACCATGTTGCCGCTCGCGATGGTAGTTTATTAGATATTGATTGGTCGAGCGATAGCAGTCATTTCGCCTTTATTTCATCAACGCGTGATCACAAAACGGCAACACTAAAGATAGCTGATGCTACGACAGGCAAGGTACGTACAATTTTTACTGAAACAGCAACGAGCTTTTTCGAGTCAGGTGTCAGTTCTATTAGCTGGAAATATCTAGATAAAAGTAATGAATTTATTTGGTTTTCACAACGTACAAATTGGGGACATTTATACTTAGTTGATGCAGAAACTGGCAAGATTAAAAATCAAATAACACAAGGCAATTGGACCGTATTAGCATTATTGAATATTGATCAAGAAACAGGGAAGCTAATTTTTTCTGGTGCGGGTAAAGAGGGTGGAGATCCCTATTTTCATTATCTATACAGCATTAATAAAGACGGTTCAGACTTAACCTTATTAACACCAGAGAAAAAACATCATCGAATTACTTTAAGTAAGAATGCAGATTACTTTTTAGACCGTGTTTCAACGCCAAATGAAGCAGAAACTAGCTTTATTCGCAGTACTCATAGTAAATCTGGCTTTATTGTTGAACAAATGAATATTAACAAGCTAACTGATACAGGATGGCAAGCACCAACGCCTTTCATCGTAAAAGATAGAAATAGCGAACAAAATATTTATGGTTTGATGTATAAGCCAAGCGATTTTGACGCTAACAAATCATACCCTGTGGTAAATTATTTATACCCAGGTCCACAAGTGGGCAGTATTCGTGGTCGCCACTTCAGATCAGCAAGAGGTGATAATCAAGCCATTGCCGAATTGGGATTTATCGTTATCGAAATTGACGCTTTAGGTACCCCTGGTCGCTCAAAGAGTTTCCATGAATTTTACTATCAAAATATGGGCGATAGCGGGATACCTGACCAAGTAGCTGCGATTAAACAACTCGCCGAGAAATATAGCTGGATAGACAGCACTCGCGTTGGTATTTGGGGACATTCCGGTGGTGGATTTGCTTCAACTCGTGCCCTGTTAACTTATCCAGACTTTTATTCAGTGGCGGTTTCTCAAGCAGGTAATCATGACAATAGAAATTATGCCGATGAATGGGGTGAAAAATATCATGGCGTTTTAGTAAAAAATGAAGATGGCACCACAAACTACGACAGCCAAGCAAATCAATTAATTGTTGATAACCTTAAAGGTAAGTTGCTTATTGCTCATGGAACAACAGATACCAATGTACCGCCATATAACACCTTAATCGTTGCAGAAGCATTAATAGCCGCGAATAAAGACTTTGATATGCTAATGCTACCTAATCGTGGTCATGGCTTTGCTAGAGAGCATTACATGATGCGAAAGCGCTGGGATTACTTTGTTCAGCACTTAATGGGGTTAACACCACCAAAAGAGTTTAGTTTTAGCAAATAA